In Hermetia illucens chromosome 1, iHerIll2.2.curated.20191125, whole genome shotgun sequence, one genomic interval encodes:
- the LOC119646722 gene encoding uncharacterized protein LOC119646722 isoform X2: MKYIAFVSVCYLVAVTTSILAIPIDQQSDIHHRNVRDLFVTTGWGGAGLPYSTFYITGKQLKEIRSETNSENKKRNVDHNPEIISLVECLECDGKMTATQEKKKNERRTVPQLFSSSGWGPLGRRRR, encoded by the exons ATGAAATAT ATTGCTTTCGTTAGTGTGTGCTATTTAGTTGCAGTGACCACTTCAATCCTGGCTATACCAATCGATCAACAAAGTGACATTCATCATCGAAATGTTCGTGACTTATTTGTAACAACTGGTTGGGGTGGCGCCGGTTTACCATATTCCACATTCTATATAACTGGAAAACAACTTAAAGAGATAAGAAGTGAAACAAATAGCGAAAATAAGAAGAGAAATGTCGACCATAATCCGGAAATTATATCCCTGGTTGAGTGTTTGGAATGTGATGGGAAAATGACAGCGACtcaagagaaaaagaaaaatgagcGTCGAACAGTACCTCAACTATTTTCGTCGAGTGGTTGGGGACCATTGGGACGTCGTCGCCGATAA
- the LOC119646722 gene encoding uncharacterized protein LOC119646722 isoform X1: MNYIAFVSVCYLVAVTTSILAIPIDQQSDIHHRNVRDLFVTTGWGGAGLPYSTFYITGKQLKEIRSETNSENKKRNVDHNPEIISLVECLECDGKMTATQEKKKNERRTVPQLFSSSGWGPLGRRRR; this comes from the coding sequence ATTGCTTTCGTTAGTGTGTGCTATTTAGTTGCAGTGACCACTTCAATCCTGGCTATACCAATCGATCAACAAAGTGACATTCATCATCGAAATGTTCGTGACTTATTTGTAACAACTGGTTGGGGTGGCGCCGGTTTACCATATTCCACATTCTATATAACTGGAAAACAACTTAAAGAGATAAGAAGTGAAACAAATAGCGAAAATAAGAAGAGAAATGTCGACCATAATCCGGAAATTATATCCCTGGTTGAGTGTTTGGAATGTGATGGGAAAATGACAGCGACtcaagagaaaaagaaaaatgagcGTCGAACAGTACCTCAACTATTTTCGTCGAGTGGTTGGGGACCATTGGGACGTCGTCGCCGATAA